The Heptranchias perlo isolate sHepPer1 chromosome 3, sHepPer1.hap1, whole genome shotgun sequence region cAATGTTAACACCAATACATGCTTGTTCTCCTTTAAAGAGTAGCCAAAATTAAGTTTAATATTTCTAATAAATGTCAACATATTGGACACAATAATTCGATTCATTTCAGTTGTGTAATATTTTGCTGTTAATCAGGTTGGCAGACTTGTTAGTCATGTACTGCCAAACTATCGGCAGTTACGCGAAGATTTCAATCACATCGAAGTTGAATGAGAAcggaatactttttttaaaagcttACTGGTCAAAGAAAATACGCACACACCCACAGTACCCGGCCGTGCACGACAATATGTTGCTGTTATTTGTTCATTCTTGTACCTAGTGCAAACCTATTGAATTGAAAGTGCATAGCCGATCAGCCAAGCCGAGACTTCATTTCTAGAAACCAAACCCAATCCTTTCAGCACCATTAGGCCGATAAGCACTTGAACTGGAAACGTTAGCTCGCACTTCGCAAATTTGCAAGCGTTGGTGCTTCTATGTCGGCATTTCAGATTTCATTGACAAAAAAATGGATGGGAGGAGGTCCTTGGCACAGTCCATGTAATACATCTTCAACTGACATTTACAAACATATTTTACAAGTAACGCCTAGCTTAAATCATGAAATATTTGGAGACTAtaccttgaatatatttaacatTAAACAATATTTTAGATCAATTTCAAATACGCCACATTCATTTCAATAATTGCATTCAATTACATATTTTGTTTATTCATTTATTTGAGATATCTGTACTTTGAAAATTGATAACTtgctcttcaaagaattcaatcaaaaatagcagtggtgAAGTTGGGTACTAGTTATTGGTTCTAATAAGTATAAACACCATGCGATGAGTTTTGCGAAGTCTCCCAGTTTAGACAAGATCGGGGCTGGTCGTCTCCCCTTGAGTTTGATTCTCTGATTGACCCGAATTCAGAAACTGTCCTGTTGCACCGACGTACAACCGGGATCGCATCGGCCACTTCTGAAATTCAGGAACAAAAAATATTTATTAGGTCGTCAGGTGTTACATCTGCAAAAAAGAAGGCGAAGGGAAGATCTTACAACGAACCCCACCTCAAATCCTGTACAGCAAATCCTAACAAACGCACAACAAAAGGGATTGAAATTTGATTTATTTAGCGTTTCAAAATTGCTATCACAGGTTAGGTTGTATAACTTATTTGTTACTTCGAGTTTAACAGACAATGCGCGTGTCTCTGCATCGATGTAATTGGATTTTGGTCCATTCCCGTTTGTTCCAGCGAAACTGTTTCCTTTTGGAAACAACGCATACATTGGTATACGTGTTAAATAAGAATTCGGCATTTGAAACGCCGTTTTATTTTAGGATTGTTGGGACAGTCTGCGTATTTTGCTTCAACTGCTGTATCCAGATTTTGTAAAATCCAAAAATAAAAAGATTTGCATCCAAATGAAAACTACACAAATTTCTACAGAAGAAACCTGATTCATTTTAAAAGACAGCTCCTCAACACCATCCATAACCCCACATTTTCTGAACGCTTTCATTTTTAGTTGAGATTGTTGTTTTTTTGTCAGAAATGGAGAAATGTATTCATAAATGAATAAAGTTGGGTACAATGGTGCTTATAGCAGACATAGGCTGCCGTCAGGTTTACCCTACAACTACACCACTAGAGATGGGTGCAAACTTGGCTAGTGAACAAGATTACTATAAAGAAGCAATTGACAGTTCTTGGTTGTTGCATTGGAATTTGAGGCCAAGTTTCAGATCTTACTGTTTACCTCATTTACAGTAAAGTTACAATTTCAGACCTGACCAATTCAATGTAATAAATGCACTACAAATAAGAAAAGGTGAATTTTATCTAAAGGAGCTGTATCATTTACCGTCTTTTGCGACATATTTATAGTTTATCATTCTTGACAGATATGTGTTGATATTAGAAAGTCCTGAGCAACGAACCTTCATAACGACAACCTCTGTGTGATATTCAGCTGCGATTTTTTAAAGTGACAGATGTTTGAAAACATCATTCTGTGTAATATTATGTAATGCAAAAACGTTCCTCCTTGCAAATACTGCGAAAGTTATATACTATGCAATTTAAACAAtaattaatattttattttgtacagtGCAAAATAGCGATATCGATACCTTTACTCGATTCAAATAAACTGAAAATAGATTAAAATGGAAGAATTGGAGAGGATGGGTTAAAAGATATTAGCAGGATCAATATCGACCTATAAAGTGAAGGTTTGCGGCAAAATACtccacaaattattggaattaccATAATTTTGGATAATTTCAGGCAATGTTCATCTTCATTAAGTTACATTACTTAGTGTTTTTCAATATATTAGCGTTAACTAGATATGATTATCGATTCACAATTTGAATCGGATTAAGTGCCTAAAATTAAATGCACAATTCACCATGTACGAATGTTTTAACGTGCTGTACATAAGCGCCtcttcaaaaagaaaaaaaacataaaaatgaaGGAAAGTTTTGTTTTCACAAACGTTTTCTGTCCCGGTTGCGTCTCCAAATGTTTAAGTTTTAGTTCGTTTGCATCTTGAAACCAAATTTATGTATGTACCTGTTATCAGTATTTCCAAAACGTCACATGTAAAATGTCCGAAAATTCTATAACTCTAAAAACATGGACACTTTTTTTTAGAGACTTTATATTTCTGCTTTCATTTTTAAATATCAGAACCTAGGGATACGTTCAAGGAAGGCGTGCAGTTTTGAGTTTGCAGTGCAAAAAGTCAAAGGTCTAAACTTAAAAAGCGTCGTTATTTTAGATGAAAAACTCACATTTTATGTAATTTCCACACTGTCCAGCAAAAGCACTCTTTGGAAACATTACCCTGGAAGTACTCAATGTGTAGAATATTTGTTGTAGATTGTTAGCTTTATGGTTTTGGAAAGTCGAAAAGTGAAATGTGAACCCATTGTTGAAAATTATAGTTCAACTGCGTGCGAGAGTATGGGAAGAGATTTGTTCCCCTTGCGTGCATCGATTAACCACTGAAAGTCTCTCAGTTGTCCTTCAGTGTTCTGGATGGTTTCTTACATTCAGAATCCTTAGATCTGCGCGCAATTGTTTTAACCAAAGCGGCCTGATGAACGCTTTGCGTTTTAGCACCCACGGCGGGTTAGATTCATTTTGACAGGaatattttatttatatagtTATGGAATAAGAATTATTCGATATACCGCTCATTTATAACACTTATCTAAATTTTGAAGGCTCAAAGGATGAGCGCTTGAAAGGACTACTCTGATAACAGAAACATTTCACAAATTAAAATGATTAAAACACATAACCAGATTAGGACGGAGACAAGTTATTTAAACttgaaacaattttaaaatctttttcacAATAGAAGTATTGCTGAGCTCTTACTTTGACCGGATGCAGATATCCGTCCACTTTGAGAGAGTGTATTAAGTCAGCAGAtttccgaccctctccctcctccagacTTTCTTCCAGGGTACGGGTCAGATGTGCAATGTAGGTGGTGGCTAGGATAAGGACGTCCAGTTTGGACAGTTTGGTGTCCGGAGGGACAGAGGGTAGAGTTTTTTGGAGCTCTAAGAAGGCATGCCGCAGGGTTTGTACCCGGCTGCGCTCCCGGGCTGCGTTTGCTGCCGCAGGCCTGCCCCTAGTACGCGCCACCTTCGACCGAGAACCCAATTCCGAGCGCTTTCGACTGGGACAGATCAAAGAGTCAGGATCCGGACTGGGGCTGGGGCTAGAACTGGGGCTATCCTCGATCACGGCCTTTGGAACAGCAGCGGAATCCATTGGACTTTTCTTAGGCTGAACCATTCCCCGGAAAAAATGCAAGAGTCATGGGAAAGCGTCAACCTGAAAATAAACACAATTTCGATCGTTTTAGTTTAAAAGCGATTGGTTCAGTTTTGGAAACTGCGACATGCAAGAAGTATTTTAAGACATACAGATTTCTTTATGATCCCCACTCACTAGAAAAGTCAATCATTATCCCGGTATGTAAATACAAAATTTAGTCAATGCCCCAAAGCGTTTTTTATAATACGTACTTTATTGTAGTAGAGAAAGTTACACAATGAAATAAGTTATTCTTAAATATTCTGTTGCAGGCACAATCGCTGGTAATATAATACTATCCGACGGTCTCTGCTGTATAACATTTTATACGGACGAACCAATCGGTTTCCAGCGACCTGTAAACGTTTTGAAAATTGATGAAACGCCTCTGCCGTAAAATTTTGCACTACATGGATTGCATTAGGCATAGCACATGGTAGCTAAATTATACCTTTCATTCGTTACTACGTTACAGATCACAGTAAAATAGTTTAAAATGTAGACATATATAATGATCCTATATGCACACCGACACATATAGAGAGAGACGCGCGCGTGTCTGTTACATATTAGGCTTTGAAATTACCTGTTTGCACCAATTGAACACCGAATACACCATATGTTTTACAGGGCTGCTGGCTCAGGTGCTATGACAAGCTTTCCATGTCTAAGCGTGTTCTCCTTGATGTTTAGAATTCAGGAATGGACCCGTTCTATCCCCTAAGCTGAACCTTTTATAAAGCAATGGTTGTAATGATTTCAGCTCCGAGCACTGCTAGCGGAGAACGTTGAGTGCACACCTGAATGAGTCCCGCAGCCTCTAGAGCCACTCATTGACAGCACAAAGCGCTGACAGTTTCTGCGCTGAAGACCAATTAATCACCGTGTAGCCACTACTCACTAACAAGTAATAGGAAACCCATGCCAACCTTCTTAAAGAGGCCACATCCTATTTTATGACCAACATAGATTGCATTTAAACAAAGAGATAATatttgtatatatgtatatgacGTTTTAATCACCCCGTAACGTTGAACTACATTCAACATGGTAAGTTCTAACAGCGCTGTTAATAGCTGGCCTAAATTATATTTTACCAACCAAACTGAACTATTACAAATAGAAAAACTTTGAGAATTTCTAAAAGGCAGACCAAACAATTCAATCTGCCTAAATCGCCACAGAAATCTGAGTGCAAAGAGTAGGAAGTGCTTCATAAAACCATAAATTAATCACAGTGACTCTTCCAGAATGTTAATCGATGTCCTCTTTATAAAAGCACAATAATTCATCAAGTGTATGTTTATCTTGTTTTAGTATTGGCTGCAATAAAGGTTGTTTTTATAAGGCTGATGTAATAACTTTCGCAGACAAAATCCTTTCTGATAATTAATATCTGAAAATTCGAAGACTCGAATTTTCATTCTGTGTTTTCTTTGAGTTGTGAGCCAGATTAGTTCTTCCCGTCTGAATACCGACCCGTCAATTATAGTTATACACGGTTTCATTTCCAATCTGTTTTGGTAAGTGTACATCGCCGAGATAATTATGTGGAGTCATTTTCCGATAGACTAGTGTGCTGTATTAATGTAACCGCAGACATTGCATTATATTTGGCTTGTTTTGTGGATTCTTTGCTTGTTACGTatctttattttatctaaaccaatGAAATTTTAATGATAAATTAATAAGTGAAGATTCTTacatttttattaaataaattgacAGATCATGCAGAATAATAATATTTGAATGACATCGCGAAAATCAAACGGCCAAAATGTAGAGCGGTCTTGCAATTTTACATAATATAGATGACACTGGTCCGTCACAAGCAGAATTTTCAAAAACGATGAGATAACTTGTCATCTGGCAATAATGCGCTTATCTTCCATGTTATTTATTATATGCCATTAAAACCGAAATGAGGCGATTTTCAGTGTCGGATTAGCAATCGGGTTTGACTTATTTTttaatcataattttaaaaaggtgAATAAATTATTACAAATTAATTCTCCAACCTTTGGGGATTAAAAATGTACCACTTTTGTTACATATTGGAATGGAGCAAATACGGATCAAATACATTTATTGCATGcctgtcagtttttttttaagtacagaATACCAGCAATACGCTAGAATACCATCAGGGTATTGGCATACCGCAGTATATTGGTGACAATGCTTTGGGGCCGGTTGGCGAAACTGTGATCTAGCTCCTACCAGCTCGTGACAAGGTGCATCAAGTCTTTTATTATGGAATTAGATTCGTTGACCAAAAAAAATACCCGAGCATCTTCCATAATCATCTACATATCGAAAGTGTGAAGTCAAACTCCAAACGAAATAGGATTATTTCTCAGAAAACAATTATCCAGTACATTAGAGAAATTCCAAGGTTTTCTTaaactgtttgtaggaccttttgACGCCGGATTATAGATAATACATAAAGTCGCTATTAATGCCTTAGACTATGTATACTGTACCGATTCAAGTGATTCAACTAAATTCAAGTAAACAGCCACTTAAAAAACAATTCAATTTGTACTCAACAGATTGAAAAACGCCTAATGACGTTATATTATGAAAATGTTTCAAGACTTACCAAAGAATACCAAATACATTGGCCGTTGATTGTAAAATATAATTTTATACTTCCAGAGAGACCTTAAAGCTTCCTGATTACTAGGTTGCATTTCTTGATTAAACACAGGGGATTTGTGGCAACAAAATTAAAGCAGCCCACAAAAAATCCTAGTCGCTTTAGAAAAATAGAACTTTGTACATTCATTGTCTACGTTACGATTGAAGTCTCTacttaaatatttattttaagcAAAATAATAGGATTTACAGACAACAGAATAAAATGAAAACCCTTAAACATGAAACAAATTTTTACACTTTTttcaggaagttatgatgaaagaCACAAATGCTTTCA contains the following coding sequences:
- the tcf23 gene encoding transcription factor 24 — its product is MVQPKKSPMDSAAVPKAVIEDSPSSSPSPSPDPDSLICPSRKRSELGSRSKVARTRGRPAAANAARERSRVQTLRHAFLELQKTLPSVPPDTKLSKLDVLILATTYIAHLTRTLEESLEEGEGRKSADLIHSLKVDGYLHPVKKWPMRSRLYVGATGQFLNSGQSENQTQGETTSPDLV